From a single Camarhynchus parvulus chromosome 6, STF_HiC, whole genome shotgun sequence genomic region:
- the OAT gene encoding ornithine aminotransferase, mitochondrial, translating into MLSKLTRCQHLAVLCRGLHSSLSSATSVAPKKTIQRPLSSDLIFEREAKYGAHNYHPLPVALERGKGVYVWDVEGRKYFDFLSAYSAVNQGHCHPKIVDALKSQSEKLTLTSRAFYNDVLGEYEELVTKMFNYNKVLPMNTGVEAGETACKLARKWAYTVKGIPKYKAKIIFAAGNFWGRTMSAISSSTDPSSYDGFGPFMPGFELIPYNDLPALERALQDPNVAAFMVEPIQGEAGVIVPDKGYLTGVRDLCTKHNVLFIADEIQTGLARTGKMLAVDHENVRPDIILLGKALSGGLYPVSAVLCDDEVMLTIKPGEHGSTYGGNPLACRVAMAALEVIEEENLAKNAEIMGNLLRSELMKTPSNIVTAVRGKGLLNAIVIRETKDYDAWKVCLRLRDNGLLAKPTHGDIIRLAPPLVIKEDEIRESIEIIHKTILSF; encoded by the exons ATGCTTTCCAAGCTGACCCGCTGCCAGCACCTCGCTGTTCTCTGCCGAGGTCTTCATTCCTCACTGAGCTCTGCTACCTCAGTTGCTCCCAAAAAAACCATTCAGAGGCCTCTCTCCTCAGATTTAATCTTTGAACGTGAGGCCAAATATGGTGCTCACAACTATCACCCACTGCCTGTTGctctggaaagaggaaaag GTGTTTACGTGTGGGATGTTGAAGGTAGGAAGTATTTTGACTTTCTGAGTGCTTACAGTGCAGTCAACCAAGGCCACTGTCACCCAAAGATTGTGGATGCTCTGAAATCCCAGTCTGAAAAACTGACCCTGACATCCAGAGCATTCTACAACGACGTCCTTGGGGAATATGAGGAGCTGGTCACCAAAATGTTCAATTACAACAAAGTTCTTCCAATGAACACag GAGTGGAAGCTGGAGAAACTGCCTGCAAACTGGCTCGGAAATGGGCCTACACTGTGAAAGGAATTCCAAAATACAAAGCTAAAATCATTTTTGCAG ctggcaACTTCTGGGGCAGGACAATGTCTGCCATCTCCAGTTCTACTGACCCATCCAGCTATGATGGCTTTGGGCCCTTCATGCCGGGATTTGAACTGATCCCATACAATGATCTACCAGCTCTTGAG CGGGCCCTTCAAGACCCCAACGTGGCAGCTTTCATGGTGGAGCCAATTCAAGGGGAAGCAGGTGTGATTGTTCCTGACAAAGGCTATCTCACAGGAGTGAGGGACCTCTGCACAAAGCACAAT gTTCTGTTTATTGCTGATGAAATACAGACTGGTTTAGCCAGAACAGGGAAAATGCTGGCTGTTGACCATGAAAATGTGAGACCTGATATAATTCTTCTTGGAAAGGCCCTTTCTGGTGGCTTATACCCT gtctcagcagtgctgtgtgatgATGAAGTTATGCTGACCATTAAACCTGGTGAACACGGATCCACGTATGGAGGAAATCCATTAGCTTGCCGTGTGGCAATGGCAGCACTGGAG GTaattgaagaagaaaatctggcaaaaaatgcagaaataatggGCAATCTGCTAAGAAGTGAGCTCATGAAGACTCCATCTAATATTGTGACTGCTGTAAGAGGAAAAGGGCTCTTGAATGCAATCGTAATTCGGGAAACCAAAG ACTACGATGCCTGGAAGGTGTGTCTGCGGCTCCGCGACAACGGGCTCCTGGCCAAGCCCACGCACGGCGACATCATCCgcctggccccgcccctcgTCATCAAGGAGGATGAGATCAGAGAGTCCATCGAAATCATCCACAAGACCATCCTGTCCTTCTGA
- the NKX1-2 gene encoding LOW QUALITY PROTEIN: NK1 transcription factor-related protein 2 (The sequence of the model RefSeq protein was modified relative to this genomic sequence to represent the inferred CDS: deleted 2 bases in 1 codon), whose amino-acid sequence MNIDPQLVTAITCRQDRGSWPPPLHIPPPNPGQVTGKPRRREAALEGGARCAPAESAAGRGRGGGVPMAALPPPLPPPRRRPLRLPGRPSSPALTPRRQRRACGSGAARPGPALRRLRAGSQQVSGQRGGWGGMPECPDRGAKAAPIHHKISFSILDILDPQKFSRRREPASGSWGSAPRSGEREKSLGRVEVGKDAAAPGSGRNKLEAHDVHAPAESGAEDAGQERDEEEPSGDGSGTASPPGPEEPGSPRSARRRRAEPGCGKPRRARTAFTYEQLVALENKFRATRYLSVCERLSLALSLSLTETQVKIWFQNRRTKWKKQHPGADGAAPAASPAAAAAASGGSPSPPGPAALPFQTFPSYAASNVLVPPAAPFPLGAGPFAPFLGPAYLGPFYAPHL is encoded by the exons ATGAATATTGATCCACAGCTTGTTACAGCCATCACTTGCCGTCAGGACAG GGGCTCCTGGCCGCCCCCTCTGCACATCCCCCCGCCCAACCCGGGGCAGGTAACGGGAAAGCCCCGGCGCCGAGAGGCTGCGCTGGAGGGAGGCGCCCGCTGCGCCCCCGCGGAG AgcgcggcggggagggggcgcgggggcggcgtGCCAATGGCTGCGCTGccccctcctctgcccccaCCCCGCCGCCGGCCCCTCCGCCTCCCCGGCCGACCCTCCTCCCCGGCGCTCACTCCGCGCCGCCAGCGCCGAGCGTGCGGCTCCggagcggcccggcccggccccgcgctccGCCGGCTCCGCGCTGGGAGCCAGCAGGTCTCCGGGCAGCGCGGAGGGTGGGGTGGGATGCCGGAATGCCCGGACCGCGGGGCCAAGGCGGCCCCCATCCATCATAAAATCTCCTTCTCCATCTTAGACATCCTGGATCCCCAGAAATTCAGCAGAAGACGCGAACCGGCCTcggggagctggggcagcgCCCCCCGCTCGGGCGAGCGGGAGAAAAGTTTGGGAAGAGTTGAAGTAGGAAAGGACGCTGCTGCTCCCGGCAGCGGGAGGAATAAACTAGAGGCACATG ATGTGCACGCCCCGGCGGAGAGCGGCGCCGAGGACGCGGGGCAGGAGCGCGACGAGGAGGAGCCGAGCGGGGACGGGAGCGGCACCGCGAGCCCGCCCGGGCCGGAGGAGCCGGGCTCGCCGCGGagcgcccggcggcggcgggcagaGCCGGGCTGCGGGAAACCGCGGCGGGCGCGCACCGCCTTCACCTACGAGCAGCTGGTGGCCCTGGAGAACAAGTTCCGAGCCACGCGGTACCTGTCGGTGTGCGAGCGCCTCAGCCTGGCGCTGTCCCTCAGCCTTACCGAGACGCAGGTGAAGATCTGGTTCCAGAACCGCCGCACCAAGTGGAAGAAGCAGCACCCGGGCGCCGACGGGGCGGCCCCCGCAGCAtcccccgcggcggcggcggcggcgagcggcggcagccccagcccgccgggccccgccgctcTGCCCTTCCAGACTTTCCCTTCCTACGCCGCCTCCAACGTGCTGGTGCCGCCGGCCGCCCCCTTCCCGCTGGGCGCCGGCCCCTTCGCACCCTTCCTGGGCCCCGCGTACCTCGGCCCCTTCTACGCCCCGCACCTCTga